The following proteins are encoded in a genomic region of Methylibium petroleiphilum PM1:
- a CDS encoding geranylgeranyl diphosphate reductase — protein sequence MVSPTDKRVDIPIENGFVGMVDRDAFDEWLRARAAGSGAQRQIGSFERLTRDDDGVSVVHYQARERPGDAASAPRSVRARCVIGADGARSAVARQAIAGAERNPCVFAYHEIVRAPLAKPVGYDGSRCDVYYRGSLSPDFYGWVFPHGDTLSIGTGSADKGFSLRAAVGRLRSDSGLQGAQTLRREGAPIPMKPLRRWDNGRDVLLAGDAAGVVAPASGECIYYAMASGRLAAEAVESALQTGDGRCLRQARRRFMKAHGTVFRVLGVMQWFWYSSDRRRERFVTICEDRDVQQLTFESYMNKELVRKKPMAHVRIFFKDMGHLLGLVRA from the coding sequence ATGGTGTCACCGACCGACAAGCGGGTCGACATCCCGATCGAGAACGGCTTCGTCGGCATGGTCGACCGCGATGCCTTCGACGAGTGGCTGCGCGCGCGTGCCGCCGGTAGCGGTGCACAACGGCAGATCGGCAGCTTCGAGCGGCTCACGCGCGACGACGACGGTGTGAGCGTCGTGCACTACCAGGCCCGAGAGCGGCCCGGCGACGCCGCCAGCGCGCCGCGCAGCGTGCGTGCGCGCTGCGTCATCGGTGCCGACGGCGCGCGCTCGGCGGTGGCCCGCCAGGCGATCGCCGGTGCGGAGCGCAACCCCTGCGTGTTCGCCTACCACGAGATCGTCCGCGCGCCGCTGGCCAAGCCGGTCGGCTACGACGGTTCGCGCTGCGACGTCTACTACCGCGGCAGCCTGTCGCCCGACTTCTACGGCTGGGTGTTTCCGCACGGCGACACGCTGAGCATCGGCACCGGCAGCGCCGACAAGGGTTTCTCGCTGCGCGCGGCGGTTGGTCGCCTGCGCTCCGACTCTGGGCTGCAGGGCGCTCAGACGTTGCGCCGTGAGGGTGCACCGATCCCGATGAAGCCTCTGCGGCGCTGGGACAACGGCCGCGACGTGCTGCTGGCCGGCGACGCCGCGGGCGTCGTCGCGCCGGCCTCGGGCGAGTGCATCTACTACGCGATGGCCTCTGGGCGCCTTGCGGCCGAGGCGGTCGAGTCGGCGCTGCAGACCGGCGACGGCCGCTGCTTGCGGCAGGCGCGGCGGCGCTTCATGAAGGCCCATGGCACGGTGTTCCGCGTGCTCGGCGTGATGCAGTGGTTCTGGTACTCCAGCGACCGCCGCCGCGAGCGCTTCGTCACGATCTGCGAGGACCGCGACGTGCAGCAGCTCACCTTTGAGTCGTACATGAACAAGGAACTGGTCCGCAAGAAGCCGATGGCCCATGTGCGCATCTTCTTCAAGGACATGGGGCACCTGCTGGGGCTGGTGCGCGCATGA
- a CDS encoding HAD-IA family hydrolase, with product MGIDALIFDVDGTLADTEEAHRVAFNLAFDRYGLGWSWSRTEYRGLLDVTGGKERITSYIQSLPIAPTDRRRLLELVPHLHREKTRFYSSMVNDGGIVLRDGVARLLEESLHAGRRLAIASTTSAVNVDALLQSTLGARGLEMFSVIACGDQVKQKKPAPDIYQLALRTLGLTADRAVAFEDSSNGLRSAVAAGLWTVITPTFWTEGSDFTSAGLVLPRLGDPEKPLSDEPGRQLQRSAWLSFDELCALARPAAPLDSVQALYRGIA from the coding sequence ATGGGCATCGACGCGCTCATCTTCGACGTGGACGGCACCCTCGCCGACACCGAGGAGGCCCACCGCGTGGCCTTCAACCTGGCATTCGATCGCTACGGTCTGGGCTGGAGCTGGAGCCGCACCGAGTACCGCGGCCTGCTCGACGTCACCGGCGGCAAGGAGCGCATCACCAGCTACATCCAGTCGCTGCCGATCGCACCGACCGACCGGCGCCGCCTGCTGGAGCTGGTGCCGCACCTCCACCGCGAGAAGACGCGCTTCTACAGCTCGATGGTGAACGACGGCGGCATCGTGCTGCGCGACGGCGTGGCGCGACTGCTCGAAGAATCCCTGCATGCCGGTCGACGTCTCGCGATCGCCAGCACCACCAGTGCGGTCAATGTCGACGCCCTGCTGCAGTCGACCCTCGGCGCTCGCGGACTGGAGATGTTCAGTGTGATCGCCTGTGGCGACCAGGTGAAGCAGAAGAAGCCCGCCCCCGATATCTACCAGCTCGCGCTGCGAACGCTCGGTCTCACGGCCGACCGCGCCGTGGCGTTCGAGGATTCGTCCAACGGCCTGCGCTCCGCCGTCGCGGCCGGCCTGTGGACCGTGATCACACCGACCTTCTGGACCGAGGGCAGCGATTTCACCAGCGCCGGCCTGGTGTTGCCGCGCCTCGGCGACCCCGAGAAGCCCCTGAGCGACGAGCCCGGCCGTCAGCTGCAGAGATCCGCCTGGCTGAGTTTCGACGAACTGTGCGCACTGGCCCGCCCCGCTGCACCGCTGGACAGCGTCCAGGCCCTTTACCGGGGAATCGCCTGA
- a CDS encoding LysR family transcriptional regulator, whose amino-acid sequence MLKNATLRQLSAFHAVARLGSVSRAASELYLTQPAVSIQLKLLEESAGTPLLQREGRGVRLTPAGDLMASYAGRILDLWRDVGDEMATLRGVFSGTLRVGAVTTAEYLLPPLLVSFANEHPNVKVKLRVGNRDEIVRMLAAQEVDLVIMGRPPGELKTVATAFAKHPMAFIASPRHPLMAQRRLTLADLEGASLLARERGSGTRTTLERLFKDEAITLRIGSELSSNEAIKQMCVAGFGVAFLSLHTCRLELDADLLQLLPLDSNPVEREWFVLHLASRQLPQVAVAFEQFLTAQGQRLIHAQLQTSVEPKPRVVGRRPRPDRAALVTD is encoded by the coding sequence ATGCTTAAGAACGCGACGCTGCGCCAGCTTTCGGCATTCCATGCCGTCGCTCGGCTGGGCAGCGTGTCGCGTGCCGCGAGCGAGCTCTACCTGACCCAGCCCGCGGTCTCGATCCAGCTCAAGCTGCTGGAGGAATCGGCCGGGACGCCGCTGCTGCAGCGCGAGGGCCGCGGTGTGCGACTCACGCCGGCGGGCGACCTGATGGCGTCCTATGCGGGCCGCATCCTCGACCTGTGGCGCGACGTCGGCGACGAGATGGCCACGCTGCGAGGCGTGTTCTCGGGCACGCTGCGCGTCGGTGCCGTGACGACCGCTGAATACCTGCTGCCGCCGTTGCTGGTGAGCTTCGCGAACGAGCATCCCAACGTGAAGGTCAAGCTGCGCGTCGGGAACCGCGACGAGATCGTGCGGATGCTCGCGGCCCAGGAGGTCGACCTGGTGATCATGGGCCGCCCGCCCGGAGAGCTGAAGACCGTGGCGACAGCCTTTGCCAAGCACCCGATGGCCTTCATCGCGTCGCCGCGCCACCCGTTGATGGCGCAGCGCAGGCTGACGCTGGCCGATCTGGAGGGTGCCAGCCTGCTGGCACGTGAGCGCGGCTCTGGCACCCGCACGACGCTGGAGCGCCTGTTCAAGGACGAGGCCATCACCTTGCGCATCGGCTCCGAGCTGTCGAGCAACGAGGCCATCAAGCAGATGTGCGTGGCGGGCTTCGGCGTGGCCTTCCTGTCCTTGCACACCTGCCGGCTCGAGCTCGACGCCGATCTGCTGCAACTGCTGCCGCTGGACAGCAACCCTGTCGAGCGTGAGTGGTTCGTGTTGCACCTGGCGTCGCGACAGCTGCCGCAGGTGGCGGTGGCATTCGAGCAGTTCCTGACCGCGCAGGGGCAGCGTCTCATCCATGCCCAGTTGCAGACTTCGGTTGAGCCCAAGCCTCGGGTGGTGGGTCGGCGACCACGCCCGGACCGAGCGGCGCTGGTAACGGACTGA
- a CDS encoding TspO/MBR family protein — MTSRGGLLKPVLIAAAAALAVAGLGGLMTDLGPWYQRLVQPPWKPPDWLFGPAWTAIFALAAMAGVIAWRRAPRRTDREWMLALFALNGFLNVLWSLLFFRLHRPDWALFEVLLLWLSILLLIGALARYARTASLLLLPYLAWVAFAGFLNLATVRLNGPFGS, encoded by the coding sequence ATGACCTCACGCGGTGGTCTCCTCAAGCCTGTCCTGATCGCGGCGGCTGCCGCGCTCGCGGTGGCCGGCCTCGGGGGCTTGATGACCGACCTGGGCCCCTGGTATCAGCGGCTCGTGCAGCCGCCCTGGAAGCCGCCCGACTGGCTGTTCGGTCCAGCATGGACGGCGATCTTCGCGCTGGCGGCCATGGCCGGCGTGATCGCGTGGCGCCGCGCGCCGCGGCGGACCGACCGGGAGTGGATGCTGGCGCTGTTCGCGCTCAACGGCTTCCTGAACGTGCTGTGGAGCCTGCTGTTCTTCCGCCTGCACCGGCCCGACTGGGCGCTGTTCGAGGTGTTGCTGCTGTGGCTATCGATCCTGCTGCTGATCGGGGCGCTGGCCCGTTATGCACGCACCGCGAGCCTGTTGCTTCTGCCCTACCTCGCGTGGGTGGCGTTCGCCGGCTTCCTGAACCTCGCGACCGTCCGTCTCAACGGCCCGTTCGGGTCCTGA
- the cbbX gene encoding CbbX protein, with product MDETSSSAPSPRALFEASGVRTLLEQLDAELVGLAPVKGRIRDIAALLVIDKLRQQQGLQSQPPSLHMCFTGNPGTGKTTVAMRMAAVLKQLGYVRKGHLVAVTRDDLVGQFIGHTAPKTKEVLKKAMGGVLFIDEAYYLYRPENERDYGQEAIEILLQTMENHRDDLVVILAGYKDRMDTFFGSNPGMASRIAHHIDFPDYSESELMQIATLMLQGLNYRFDDEAEPAFARYVGLRRQQPHFANARSVRNALDRIRLRHATRLFDDDSALTRDQLCTLQAQDILASRVFETASLEGD from the coding sequence ATGGACGAGACCTCCTCTTCCGCCCCCTCCCCGCGTGCGCTGTTCGAAGCCTCGGGCGTGCGCACGCTGCTCGAGCAGCTCGATGCCGAGTTGGTCGGTCTGGCGCCGGTCAAGGGGCGCATCCGCGACATCGCCGCGCTGCTGGTGATCGACAAGCTGCGGCAGCAACAGGGGCTGCAGTCGCAGCCCCCTTCGCTGCACATGTGCTTCACCGGCAACCCCGGCACCGGCAAGACGACGGTGGCGATGCGCATGGCCGCGGTGCTGAAGCAACTGGGTTACGTGCGCAAGGGCCACCTCGTCGCGGTGACGCGCGACGACCTGGTGGGCCAGTTCATCGGCCACACCGCGCCCAAGACCAAGGAGGTGCTGAAGAAGGCGATGGGCGGTGTGCTGTTCATCGACGAGGCCTACTACCTGTACCGCCCCGAGAACGAACGCGACTACGGGCAGGAAGCGATCGAGATCCTGCTGCAGACGATGGAGAACCACCGCGACGACCTGGTGGTGATCCTCGCTGGCTACAAGGACCGGATGGACACCTTCTTCGGCAGCAATCCGGGGATGGCCTCTCGCATCGCGCACCACATCGACTTCCCCGACTACAGCGAGTCGGAGCTCATGCAGATCGCAACCCTGATGCTGCAGGGCCTGAACTACCGCTTCGACGACGAGGCCGAGCCGGCCTTCGCACGCTATGTCGGCCTGCGGCGCCAGCAGCCGCACTTCGCCAACGCCCGCTCGGTGCGCAACGCACTCGACCGCATCCGGCTGCGCCATGCCACCCGCCTGTTCGACGATGACAGCGCGCTGACGCGCGATCAGCTCTGCACGCTGCAGGCGCAAGACATCCTGGCCAGCCGCGTGTTCGAGACGGCCAGCCTCGAAGGAGACTGA
- a CDS encoding form I ribulose bisphosphate carboxylase large subunit, whose product MGKMNEPTQITDTKKRYAAGVLKYAQMGYWNGDYVPKDTDILALFRITPQDGVDPIEAAAAVAGESSTATWTVVWTDRLTACDMYRAKAYKVEPVPNNPGQYFCYVAYDLSLFEEGSIANVTASIIGNVFSFKPLKAARLEDMKFPVSYVKTFAGPPTGIVVERERLDKFGRPLLGATTKPKLGLSGRNYGRVVYEGLKGGLDFMKDDENINSQPFMHWRDRFLFVMDAVNKASAATGEVKGSYLNVTAGTMEEMYRRAEFAKELGSVIIMIDLVVGYTAIQSMSNWARQNDMVLHMHRAGHGTYTRQKNHGVSFRVIAKWLRMAGVDHLHTGTAVGKLEGDPLTVQGYYNVCRDTHTKVDLPRGIFFDQDWGALKKVMPVASGGIHAGQMHQLIDLFGDDVVLQFGGGTIGHPQGIQAGATANRVALEAMVLARNEGRDIKNEGPQILRDAAKSCTPLAAALDTWGDITFNYTSTDTSDYVPTPSVA is encoded by the coding sequence GTGGGCAAGATGAACGAACCAACGCAGATCACCGACACCAAGAAGCGCTATGCCGCCGGTGTCCTGAAGTACGCCCAGATGGGCTACTGGAACGGCGACTACGTGCCGAAGGACACCGACATCCTGGCGCTGTTCCGCATCACGCCGCAGGACGGCGTCGATCCGATCGAGGCCGCCGCCGCGGTGGCCGGCGAGTCCAGCACCGCGACCTGGACCGTGGTGTGGACCGACCGCCTCACCGCCTGCGACATGTACCGCGCCAAGGCCTACAAGGTCGAGCCGGTGCCCAACAACCCGGGACAGTACTTCTGCTACGTCGCCTACGACCTGAGCCTGTTCGAGGAAGGCTCGATCGCCAACGTCACCGCATCGATCATCGGCAACGTCTTCAGCTTCAAGCCGCTGAAGGCCGCACGCCTGGAGGACATGAAGTTCCCGGTCTCCTACGTGAAGACCTTCGCCGGCCCGCCGACCGGCATCGTCGTCGAGCGCGAGCGGCTCGACAAGTTCGGCCGCCCGCTGCTGGGCGCCACCACCAAGCCCAAGCTGGGCCTGTCGGGCCGCAACTACGGCCGCGTGGTCTACGAGGGCCTGAAGGGCGGCCTCGATTTCATGAAGGATGACGAGAACATCAACTCGCAGCCCTTCATGCACTGGCGCGACCGATTCCTGTTCGTGATGGATGCGGTCAACAAGGCCAGCGCCGCGACCGGCGAGGTCAAGGGCAGCTACCTGAACGTCACCGCCGGCACGATGGAGGAGATGTACCGCCGCGCCGAGTTCGCCAAGGAGCTCGGCTCCGTCATCATCATGATCGACCTGGTGGTCGGCTACACGGCGATCCAGAGCATGAGCAACTGGGCGCGCCAGAACGACATGGTCCTGCACATGCACCGCGCCGGCCACGGCACCTACACGCGCCAGAAGAATCACGGCGTGAGCTTCCGCGTGATCGCCAAGTGGCTGCGCATGGCTGGCGTCGACCACCTGCACACCGGCACCGCGGTCGGCAAGCTCGAGGGCGACCCGCTCACCGTGCAGGGCTATTACAACGTCTGCCGCGACACGCACACCAAGGTCGACCTGCCGCGCGGCATCTTCTTCGACCAGGACTGGGGCGCACTGAAGAAGGTGATGCCAGTGGCCTCGGGCGGCATCCACGCCGGCCAGATGCACCAGCTGATCGACCTGTTCGGCGACGACGTGGTGCTGCAGTTCGGCGGCGGCACGATCGGCCACCCGCAGGGCATCCAGGCCGGTGCCACCGCCAACCGCGTCGCGCTCGAAGCCATGGTGCTGGCGCGCAACGAAGGCCGCGACATCAAGAACGAAGGTCCGCAGATCCTGCGCGATGCCGCCAAGAGCTGCACGCCGCTGGCCGCCGCACTCGATACCTGGGGCGACATCACCTTCAACTACACGTCCACCGACACGTCGGACTACGTGCCCACGCCGTCGGTCGCCTGA
- a CDS encoding methyl-accepting chemotaxis protein yields the protein MNHRPIQQGGAAGIVSAVQQAPLITTTDLQGAISFANKAFLQTCGYAMEQVLGAPHSIVRHPDMPPKVFADMWAVLHAGRPWTGLVKNRSSSGDAFWVKANIIPMFKDRQTVGFTSVQCPPADAEVREAEQVYGLWRAGAGAHYVLRAGRIVETGWRALVRAVKNPLDLPVQWRMQGTAAILALLFTLLLVGALWPDALAVPMAMSGGWRVWALVGGSIGLMASIAVAVYFLQRVVAPLRQSLDAAMAIAGGDITRQFDDTRTAGELLELNLALGQMVAKMTAVLGDARLHAAEVASVVDELADGASRLAERSASQADDVQAVTRSTADIDALSQRNTDAATQASRSAHQASDEADQTCAAAAAMHTAMHDITACSRRIGEISHVIDEIALQTGILALNAAAAASRAGEQGRTFNIIAGEVRTLAQRSGAAAREIKHLVDESQQQTGVGEKLAAQVGTRINGVAQQVKEVSTMISQISLAAQEQCAGVEHINTRLQTLDATTHQNAELARASAMSSADAIREAQRLQAALGVWSPD from the coding sequence GTGAATCACAGACCCATCCAGCAGGGCGGCGCCGCCGGCATCGTCTCGGCAGTGCAGCAGGCGCCGCTGATCACCACCACCGACCTGCAGGGCGCGATCAGCTTCGCGAACAAGGCCTTCCTGCAGACCTGCGGCTACGCGATGGAACAGGTGCTCGGTGCACCGCACAGCATCGTGCGGCATCCCGACATGCCACCGAAGGTGTTCGCGGACATGTGGGCGGTTCTCCATGCCGGAAGGCCCTGGACGGGGCTCGTCAAGAACCGCAGCAGCTCCGGCGACGCCTTCTGGGTCAAGGCCAACATCATCCCGATGTTCAAGGACCGGCAGACCGTCGGCTTCACGTCGGTGCAGTGCCCGCCCGCGGATGCCGAGGTCCGTGAGGCGGAGCAGGTCTACGGCCTCTGGCGGGCCGGCGCCGGCGCGCACTACGTGCTGCGCGCCGGGCGCATCGTCGAGACCGGATGGCGCGCGCTCGTCAGGGCCGTGAAGAACCCGCTGGACCTGCCGGTGCAGTGGCGGATGCAGGGTACCGCCGCGATCCTCGCATTGCTGTTCACTCTGCTGCTTGTCGGTGCGCTATGGCCCGATGCGCTGGCCGTGCCGATGGCGATGAGCGGGGGCTGGCGCGTCTGGGCCCTGGTCGGTGGATCGATCGGGCTGATGGCATCGATCGCGGTGGCGGTGTATTTCCTGCAGCGCGTGGTCGCGCCGCTGCGCCAATCGCTCGATGCCGCGATGGCCATCGCCGGCGGCGACATCACGCGGCAGTTCGACGACACGCGAACGGCCGGCGAACTGCTCGAGCTGAATCTCGCACTCGGGCAGATGGTGGCCAAGATGACCGCTGTGCTCGGTGACGCTCGGCTCCACGCCGCCGAGGTCGCTTCGGTGGTCGACGAACTGGCCGACGGCGCGAGCCGCCTCGCCGAGCGCTCGGCGAGCCAGGCCGACGACGTGCAGGCCGTGACGCGCAGCACCGCCGACATCGATGCGCTGAGTCAGCGCAACACCGATGCGGCCACCCAGGCCAGCCGGTCGGCGCACCAGGCCTCCGACGAAGCCGACCAGACCTGCGCCGCTGCCGCCGCCATGCATACCGCCATGCACGACATCACCGCGTGCAGCCGGCGCATCGGCGAGATCAGCCACGTCATCGACGAGATCGCGCTGCAGACCGGCATCCTGGCGCTCAACGCCGCCGCCGCCGCCAGCCGTGCCGGCGAACAGGGCCGCACCTTCAACATCATCGCCGGCGAGGTGCGCACGCTGGCTCAGCGCAGCGGCGCCGCGGCAAGGGAGATCAAGCACCTGGTCGACGAATCCCAGCAACAGACCGGCGTCGGCGAGAAGCTGGCGGCCCAGGTCGGCACACGCATCAATGGCGTGGCTCAGCAGGTGAAGGAGGTCAGCACGATGATCTCGCAGATCAGCCTCGCGGCGCAGGAGCAATGCGCCGGCGTCGAGCACATCAACACGCGGCTGCAGACGTTGGACGCGACCACGCACCAGAACGCCGAGCTCGCGCGCGCCAGCGCCATGTCGAGCGCCGACGCAATCCGCGAAGCGCAGCGGTTGCAGGCTGCGCTGGGCGTGTGGAGCCCCGATTGA
- a CDS encoding ribulose bisphosphate carboxylase small subunit, whose translation MRITQGTFSFLPDLSDEQISRQVSYCLDKGWAIGLEYTDDPHPRNTYWEMFGNPMFDVQDAAGVMLEVKSCRKTFPNHYIRLTAFDSSHGTESVVLSFIINRPSEEPGFRLIRTEEPGRTLRYSIESYAVQAAAEGARY comes from the coding sequence ATGCGCATCACACAAGGCACCTTCTCCTTCCTGCCCGACCTGAGCGACGAGCAGATCAGCCGTCAGGTCAGCTACTGCCTCGACAAGGGCTGGGCCATCGGCCTCGAATACACCGACGACCCCCATCCCCGCAACACCTACTGGGAGATGTTCGGCAACCCGATGTTCGACGTGCAGGACGCCGCCGGCGTCATGCTCGAGGTCAAGAGCTGCCGCAAGACCTTCCCGAACCACTACATCCGCCTGACCGCGTTCGACTCGTCGCACGGCACCGAGTCGGTGGTGCTGTCTTTCATCATCAACCGCCCCAGCGAGGAGCCCGGTTTCCGCCTGATCCGTACCGAGGAGCCGGGCCGCACCTTGCGCTACAGCATCGAGAGCTACGCGGTCCAGGCCGCCGCGGAAGGCGCACGCTACTGA
- the rpe gene encoding ribulose-phosphate 3-epimerase, producing the protein MSAIRIAPSLLSADFARLGDEVRSVIEAGADLIHFDVMDNHYVPNLTIGPLVCQAIKPHATVPIDVHLMVKPVDALIPMFAQAGADIISFHPEASEHVDRTIQLIRSHGIKAGLVLNPATPLNVLDHVLDQLDLVLLMSVNPGFGGQSFIEGTLPKIEAVRRLIDRSGRDVWLEVDGGVKVDNAQRVGAAGADTLVAGSAVFNSASYAHAIAGIRDNARLGQRASNRMAGDGAT; encoded by the coding sequence ATGAGCGCCATCCGCATCGCGCCCAGCCTGCTGTCGGCCGACTTCGCCCGTCTCGGTGACGAGGTCCGATCCGTCATCGAGGCCGGTGCCGACCTGATTCATTTCGACGTGATGGACAACCACTACGTGCCGAACCTGACCATCGGCCCGCTGGTATGCCAGGCCATCAAGCCGCACGCCACGGTGCCGATCGACGTGCACCTGATGGTGAAGCCCGTCGACGCGCTGATCCCGATGTTCGCGCAGGCCGGCGCCGACATCATCTCCTTCCATCCCGAGGCGAGCGAGCATGTCGACCGGACGATCCAGCTGATCCGCTCGCACGGCATCAAGGCAGGCCTGGTGCTGAACCCGGCCACGCCCTTGAACGTGCTGGATCACGTCCTGGATCAGCTCGATCTGGTGCTGCTGATGTCGGTCAACCCCGGCTTCGGCGGCCAGAGCTTCATCGAGGGCACGCTGCCGAAGATCGAAGCTGTGCGCCGGCTGATCGATCGCAGCGGCCGCGATGTGTGGCTCGAGGTCGACGGCGGCGTGAAGGTCGACAACGCCCAGCGTGTCGGCGCCGCCGGGGCCGACACGCTGGTCGCCGGCTCGGCGGTGTTCAACAGCGCCAGCTACGCCCACGCGATCGCCGGCATCCGCGACAACGCCCGCCTGGGGCAACGCGCATCGAACCGCATGGCGGGCGACGGGGCGACATGA
- a CDS encoding class 1 fructose-bisphosphatase, with amino-acid sequence MTRRISLTQYLVEEQRERGRIPAQLRLLLEVVARACKSIAISVNKGALGGVLGSAGSENVQGEVQKKLDIIANEVLIEANEWGGALAAMASEEMDSIYVVPNRYPQGEYLLLFDPLDGSSNIDVNVSIGTIFSVLKKQSDTPGVSTQDFLQPGSAQVAAGYCVYGPQTTLVLTVGDGVAMFTLDREQGSWVLTTDEVRIPEDTREFAVNMSNQRHWAPPMQRYIDECLQGKDGPRGKDFNMRWVASMVADVHRILCRGGVFMYPWDKREPAKAGKLRLMYEANPMGFIVEQAGGAATNGKQRVLDLQPSQLHERVSVILGSKNEVERASAYHREAG; translated from the coding sequence ATGACCCGACGCATCAGCCTCACGCAGTACCTGGTGGAGGAGCAGCGCGAGCGCGGCCGCATCCCGGCGCAGTTGCGCCTGCTACTGGAAGTGGTAGCGCGCGCCTGCAAGAGCATCGCGATCAGCGTCAACAAGGGCGCGCTGGGTGGCGTGCTCGGCAGCGCCGGCAGCGAGAACGTGCAGGGCGAAGTGCAGAAGAAGCTCGACATCATCGCCAACGAGGTGCTGATCGAGGCCAACGAATGGGGCGGCGCGCTCGCGGCCATGGCCAGCGAGGAGATGGACAGCATCTACGTCGTGCCCAACCGCTACCCCCAGGGCGAATACCTGCTGCTGTTCGACCCGCTCGACGGCTCGAGCAACATCGACGTCAACGTCAGCATCGGCACCATCTTCTCGGTACTGAAGAAGCAGAGCGATACCCCGGGCGTCAGCACCCAGGATTTCCTGCAGCCCGGTAGCGCCCAGGTGGCCGCCGGCTACTGCGTCTACGGCCCGCAGACCACGCTGGTACTGACCGTCGGCGACGGCGTCGCGATGTTCACGCTCGACCGCGAGCAGGGCTCGTGGGTGCTGACCACCGACGAGGTGCGCATCCCCGAGGACACCAGGGAGTTCGCGGTCAACATGAGCAACCAGCGGCATTGGGCGCCGCCGATGCAACGCTACATCGACGAATGCCTGCAGGGCAAGGACGGCCCGCGCGGCAAGGACTTCAACATGCGCTGGGTCGCCAGCATGGTGGCCGACGTGCACCGCATCCTGTGCCGCGGCGGCGTCTTCATGTACCCCTGGGACAAGCGCGAACCGGCCAAGGCCGGCAAGCTGCGGCTGATGTACGAGGCCAACCCGATGGGCTTCATCGTCGAGCAGGCCGGCGGCGCGGCCACCAACGGCAAGCAGCGCGTGCTCGACCTGCAGCCGAGCCAGCTGCACGAGCGCGTCAGCGTGATCCTGGGCTCGAAGAACGAGGTCGAGCGCGCGAGCGCCTACCATCGCGAAGCGGGCTGA
- a CDS encoding 6-phosphofructokinase: MAKQKRNAFYAQSGGVTAVINASACGVIETARRHKDRIGKVYAGRDGIIGALTEDLIDTGKESATAIAALRSTPSGAFGSCRYKLKSLEANRREYERLIEVFRAHDIGYFFYNGGGDSADTCFKVSQLSEAMGYPVQAIHVPKTIDNDLAFTDCCPGFGSVAKYVAVSTLEASFDVRSMAKTSTKVFVVEVMGRHAGWIAAAAGLVEEQGIPVVILFPEIVFDEPEFLARVDQLVRQHGYCTVVVSEGCHHADGSFLAEQGARDAFGHAQLGGAAPVVANLIKQALGHKFHWAVADYLQRSARHIASKTDVTQAYALGRKAVELALQGHNAVMPTIERLSDAPYKYRIGMAPLAKVANVEKFMPRDFISKDGFGITEKCRRYLRPLIQGEDYPRFTNGLPRYVSLKNVAVPKKLAAFDLK, from the coding sequence ATGGCAAAGCAGAAGAGAAACGCGTTCTATGCCCAGTCGGGCGGCGTGACGGCGGTCATCAATGCCTCGGCCTGCGGCGTGATCGAGACGGCGCGCCGCCACAAGGACCGCATCGGCAAGGTCTACGCCGGCCGCGACGGCATCATCGGCGCGCTGACCGAGGACCTGATCGACACCGGCAAGGAGTCGGCCACGGCGATCGCCGCGCTGCGCTCCACGCCGTCGGGCGCGTTCGGCTCCTGCCGCTACAAGCTCAAGTCGCTCGAGGCGAACCGGCGCGAGTACGAACGCCTGATCGAGGTGTTCCGCGCGCACGACATCGGCTACTTCTTCTACAACGGTGGCGGCGACTCGGCCGACACCTGCTTCAAGGTCAGCCAGCTGTCGGAGGCCATGGGCTACCCGGTGCAGGCGATCCACGTGCCCAAGACCATCGACAACGACCTCGCCTTCACCGACTGCTGCCCCGGCTTCGGCTCGGTGGCCAAGTACGTCGCGGTGTCGACGCTCGAGGCCTCGTTCGACGTGCGCTCGATGGCCAAGACCTCGACCAAGGTGTTCGTCGTCGAGGTCATGGGCCGCCATGCCGGCTGGATCGCCGCGGCCGCCGGCCTGGTCGAGGAGCAGGGCATCCCGGTGGTGATCCTTTTTCCCGAGATCGTGTTCGACGAGCCGGAATTCCTTGCCCGCGTCGACCAGCTCGTCCGGCAGCACGGCTACTGCACCGTGGTGGTGTCCGAAGGGTGCCACCACGCGGACGGCAGCTTCCTCGCCGAGCAGGGCGCGCGCGACGCCTTCGGCCACGCGCAGCTCGGCGGCGCAGCGCCGGTGGTGGCCAACCTCATCAAGCAGGCACTCGGCCACAAGTTCCACTGGGCCGTGGCCGACTACCTGCAGCGCTCGGCGCGCCACATCGCGTCGAAGACCGACGTGACCCAGGCCTACGCGCTGGGGCGAAAGGCGGTCGAGCTCGCGCTGCAGGGCCACAACGCGGTGATGCCGACGATCGAGCGCCTGTCCGATGCGCCGTACAAGTACCGCATCGGCATGGCGCCACTGGCAAAGGTGGCCAACGTCGAGAAGTTCATGCCGCGCGACTTCATCTCCAAGGACGGCTTCGGTATCACCGAGAAGTGCCGCCGCTACCTGCGACCGCTGATCCAGGGCGAGGACTATCCGCGTTTCACCAACGGCCTGCCGCGCTACGTGAGCCTGAAGAACGTGGCAGTGCCGAAGAAGCTGGCTGCCTTCGACCTGAAGTAG